In Methanobacterium petrolearium, one genomic interval encodes:
- a CDS encoding phosphatase: protein MLYGIVDIGSNTVRLNVYNYKNNKLNIIFTRKENLGLIFYIKKDKLTKEGIKKLITLLKEIKADLDHLNVKCYSFFSTAPLRVIKNRAQVIQIIQDNVNIEVDVLSGEEEGAMSFYGSVSTLKKDNGILIDVGGGSVEIVLFKNKKIIKSCSIGVGSLKMYNEYVSLLIPTEKECKLIKNVVYSELDKINFETDEKIPFMCGVGGNIRAMGKILVDLKLIKSKKGLIDIKLIKKLKMEFKPEKKDTYTEILQVKPSRIHTFVPALIIVESISSYFGCEKLQISKYTVREGYLYEKLLKRC, encoded by the coding sequence ATGTTATACGGAATCGTAGATATTGGCTCAAACACAGTTAGATTAAATGTTTATAATTACAAAAATAATAAATTAAACATTATTTTTACTAGAAAAGAAAATTTGGGTTTAATTTTTTACATCAAAAAAGATAAACTAACTAAAGAAGGTATTAAAAAGTTAATTACTCTTTTAAAAGAGATTAAAGCTGATCTAGACCATTTGAATGTGAAATGTTACAGTTTCTTTTCCACGGCCCCCCTCAGGGTAATCAAAAACCGTGCCCAGGTTATCCAAATTATCCAAGACAATGTAAACATTGAAGTTGATGTACTTTCTGGTGAAGAAGAAGGAGCAATGAGTTTTTATGGCTCGGTATCCACCCTCAAAAAGGATAATGGAATTTTAATTGATGTTGGTGGAGGCAGTGTTGAAATTGTACTTTTCAAGAATAAAAAAATAATTAAAAGCTGTAGTATAGGTGTGGGTTCCCTAAAAATGTACAATGAATATGTATCTCTCCTTATACCCACAGAAAAAGAATGTAAATTAATTAAAAATGTAGTTTATTCTGAATTAGATAAAATCAACTTCGAAACTGACGAAAAAATCCCTTTTATGTGTGGTGTGGGCGGAAACATTCGCGCCATGGGCAAAATATTGGTAGATTTAAAGTTAATTAAGTCCAAAAAGGGTTTAATAGATATTAAATTGATAAAGAAGCTAAAAATGGAATTTAAGCCAGAAAAAAAGGATACATATACTGAGATATTGCAGGTAAAACCTTCCCGGATTCATACCTTTGTTCCGGCTTTGATCATAGTGGAATCCATTTCATCTTACTTTGGATGTGAAAAACTGCAGATCAGCAAATATACCGTTAGAGAAGGATATTTATATGAAAAATTGTTAAAACGGTGCTGA
- a CDS encoding DUF488 domain-containing protein — MLRLKSINELPQEEDGFRILIDEFWPENLSSKEVKVDLWLKEITPPTELEEWSGSDNLYYEKLEAGSIDELQRKKTLIKFIRETEKEKGTVTFLYSTIKSINELPV; from the coding sequence ATGTTAAGACTGAAAAGTATAAACGAACTCCCCCAAGAAGAAGATGGATTCAGAATATTAATAGATGAATTCTGGCCTGAAAACTTATCCTCAAAAGAAGTTAAAGTTGATTTATGGCTCAAAGAAATAACACCCCCTACAGAACTTGAAGAATGGTCGGGAAGTGACAATTTATACTATGAAAAACTCGAAGCAGGGAGCATTGACGAACTTCAAAGGAAAAAAACTTTGATAAAATTTATCAGGGAGACTGAAAAAGAAAAAGGAACTGTGACCTTTTTATATTCAACTATAAAAAGTATAAATGAACTACCAGTTTAA
- a CDS encoding YrzE family protein, giving the protein MSYLVCDQCGGYYELHENESPDDFESCECGGNLKEVENLKNLWQCINVECDYKEYGEKDDTCPKCGKSFYKVDIDESRRIFTLKNKCKADPDYLNKNKRFNTVGAIIIAYLVTGFLIFLLRFIPDILLGNVLTIFITIFGGFVATYLAKSNEPIIGLYYGLVDLVGRIHLIIIFKFQYTFLFILFLILIPVFGLFGGYLEKMLSSRLKKR; this is encoded by the coding sequence ATGAGTTATTTAGTGTGTGATCAGTGCGGAGGATACTATGAACTCCATGAAAATGAATCTCCTGATGACTTTGAATCCTGTGAATGTGGGGGTAATTTAAAGGAAGTTGAAAACCTCAAAAATTTATGGCAATGTATCAACGTGGAATGTGACTACAAAGAATATGGGGAAAAAGATGATACATGTCCAAAATGTGGTAAATCATTTTATAAAGTAGATATTGACGAAAGTAGAAGAATATTCACATTAAAAAATAAATGCAAAGCTGATCCAGATTATCTAAATAAAAATAAACGATTTAATACAGTTGGCGCCATAATAATCGCTTATCTTGTAACTGGTTTTTTAATATTTCTCCTACGTTTTATACCAGACATACTTCTAGGAAACGTCTTAACAATATTTATAACTATTTTTGGGGGATTCGTTGCAACCTACCTAGCTAAATCTAATGAACCAATTATCGGATTATATTATGGTTTAGTAGATTTAGTGGGGAGAATACATCTGATTATAATCTTTAAATTTCAATACACCTTTTTATTTATATTATTTTTGATTTTAATCCCAGTATTTGGATTATTTGGAGGATACTTAGAAAAAATGTTAAGTTCAAGATTAAAAAAAAGATAA
- a CDS encoding DUF1523 family protein gives MFVPPTWVEGLLIQIGMYVVLPLIIAIISVIVIWKKSNHKESLHNEPQHKESNHNEPQHKESHHKRSKHWGSKIITFIFVFIVAIIVIYPIGCVYWFNAYEVPSIQEKTITVQGWEPRPGIIPNNNGMMTISNADQLLLVTTENEGFFNMENFLFGKFNTRDIFNQLKVGGTYKIRYYGWRNGFNSGFPNILSVEQVVNETGAKNNTYGDYFGTKLW, from the coding sequence ATGTTTGTACCACCAACTTGGGTAGAAGGACTTTTGATACAAATAGGCATGTATGTAGTGCTCCCTTTAATTATCGCTATAATTTCTGTGATAGTAATATGGAAAAAATCGAACCACAAGGAATCACTTCACAATGAACCACAACACAAAGAATCAAACCACAATGAACCACAACACAAAGAATCACATCATAAGAGATCAAAGCACTGGGGATCAAAAATTATAACATTTATTTTTGTTTTTATTGTAGCAATCATAGTAATATATCCAATTGGTTGTGTATACTGGTTCAATGCATATGAAGTACCATCTATACAAGAAAAAACAATCACAGTTCAAGGATGGGAACCTAGACCTGGAATAATTCCCAATAATAATGGTATGATGACGATAAGCAATGCAGACCAACTATTACTAGTCACAACGGAAAATGAAGGTTTTTTTAATATGGAAAATTTCTTGTTTGGTAAATTTAATACAAGGGATATTTTTAACCAGTTAAAAGTAGGGGGAACCTACAAAATCAGATATTATGGGTGGAGAAATGGATTTAATAGCGGATTTCCAAATATACTGAGTGTTGAACAAGTAGTAAATGAAACAGGTGCCAAAAATAACACTTATGGTGACTATTTCGGCACCAAGTTATGGTGA
- a CDS encoding AAA family ATPase: MGDIIKELKIPNDSYFFISDEGKKGKKLMNLSKINIFIGENNSGKSRLLRHIIKEDVIHFVPSNKDFDKLNLFIPEINTKMKKEFKKYQNIDIFKPIFDNLPNKKLDFLISGEDPCYSIVNSYNAIKKLETEKSSSLDGTRLPVFGKQMKELFEVYFKEYFKKYRSIEELQLKYEFIKVYIPILRGLRPINYGESAVSLKGEKIYPPEYIDRDVYKIRTIADYFVLDETNIKKQKEFDDNIVFSGLNAYQEIRKHMLNENDKDREMIEEFEVYLSENFFGYEKVKLTPAENQDGTKKDVILVKIGKEQGKPIYDLGDGIQSIIIITLPLFLYKDKIKDNKKVLMFIEEPEHLLHPSLQRKLIETFNQKRFEDFQFFFTTHSNHFLDISLDFEGISMFTVNKYLDDDNNPNFLVENVDFGDNNLLNLLGIRSSSVFLPNCNIWVEGPTDAFYIRRYLNIYQDYMKRNNKNFIKFDEDRHYSFYIYNGSDLSNLLDLSLNNEDRRINRLLLIRDGDTEKDKKKKEYNDKLRVKLGNNFELLSCWEIENLLSKPVILETLKNDKRYRNIQLDENFREEDYKNVDLGDFIKEKICGNQITWNPIKKKKKFYEKVERNIVSWNNLSKDSKKLCEKIFDFIKENNS; this comes from the coding sequence ATGGGTGATATAATTAAGGAGCTAAAAATACCTAATGATTCTTATTTTTTTATCTCAGATGAAGGAAAAAAAGGAAAAAAATTAATGAATTTATCCAAAATTAACATTTTTATTGGTGAGAATAATTCTGGTAAAAGTCGATTGCTAAGACATATTATCAAAGAAGATGTAATTCATTTTGTACCTAGTAACAAAGACTTTGATAAATTAAATTTGTTTATTCCTGAAATAAATACAAAAATGAAAAAAGAATTTAAAAAATATCAAAATATAGATATTTTCAAACCTATTTTTGATAATCTTCCTAATAAAAAATTAGATTTTTTAATTTCAGGTGAAGATCCTTGTTATTCAATTGTAAATTCATATAATGCGATTAAAAAACTTGAAACTGAAAAAAGTTCATCTTTAGATGGTACTCGTTTACCAGTATTCGGAAAGCAAATGAAAGAACTCTTTGAGGTTTATTTCAAGGAATATTTTAAGAAATATCGTTCAATAGAAGAATTACAACTTAAATATGAATTTATTAAAGTTTATATTCCTATTTTAAGAGGGTTAAGACCCATAAATTATGGAGAAAGTGCAGTTAGTCTCAAAGGAGAAAAAATTTACCCTCCAGAATACATAGACAGAGATGTATATAAAATTCGCACTATAGCCGATTACTTTGTTTTAGACGAAACTAATATTAAAAAACAGAAAGAGTTCGATGATAATATAGTGTTCTCAGGATTAAATGCATATCAAGAAATTAGAAAACACATGCTCAATGAAAATGACAAAGACCGAGAAATGATCGAAGAATTTGAGGTTTATTTATCTGAAAATTTTTTTGGTTATGAAAAAGTTAAATTAACCCCTGCTGAAAACCAAGACGGGACCAAAAAAGATGTTATCTTAGTTAAAATTGGTAAAGAACAGGGAAAACCAATTTATGATCTTGGAGATGGAATACAATCCATTATAATAATTACATTGCCTTTATTTCTCTATAAAGATAAAATTAAAGATAATAAAAAAGTATTAATGTTCATAGAAGAACCTGAACATCTTTTACATCCCAGTTTACAACGCAAATTGATTGAAACCTTTAACCAAAAACGTTTTGAAGACTTTCAATTCTTTTTTACAACACATTCCAACCATTTTTTAGATATCTCTTTAGATTTTGAAGGTATTTCAATGTTCACGGTGAATAAATATTTAGATGATGACAATAACCCTAACTTTTTAGTTGAAAATGTTGATTTTGGAGATAATAACCTATTAAATTTATTGGGCATTCGAAGTTCTTCTGTTTTTCTTCCCAATTGTAATATTTGGGTAGAAGGACCAACGGACGCTTTTTATATTCGACGATATTTAAATATTTATCAAGATTATATGAAAAGGAATAATAAAAATTTTATAAAATTCGATGAAGATCGGCATTATTCCTTTTATATATACAACGGAAGTGATCTCAGCAATTTATTAGATTTGAGTTTGAATAATGAAGATAGGAGAATTAATAGGTTGTTATTAATAAGAGATGGTGATACTGAGAAAGATAAGAAAAAAAAGGAATATAATGATAAACTAAGAGTTAAATTAGGTAATAATTTTGAATTACTAAGTTGTTGGGAGATAGAAAACCTTTTATCTAAACCAGTTATTCTTGAAACTCTTAAAAATGATAAAAGATACAGAAATATCCAATTAGATGAAAATTTCAGAGAAGAAGATTATAAAAATGTAGATCTAGGAGATTTTATTAAAGAAAAGATTTGTGGAAATCAAATCACATGGAATCCAATTAAAAAGAAAAAGAAATTCTACGAAAAAGTTGAAAGGAATATTGTAAGTTGGAATAACCTATCCAAAGATTCAAAAAAATTATGTGAGAAAATATTTGATTTTATAAAAGAAAATAACTCTTAA
- a CDS encoding CBS domain-containing protein, with protein MLTSVQKEILQSLINLYRNAEGMSIKGEEIAEMMNRNPGTIRNQMQSLRSLGLVKGVPGPRGGYKPTIEAYHTLNIQDTDKEAFVPVFKKGKRLNDITVAKIEFTSIPHPGECEAAIKAVGNIKTLDLGDKIRVGPTPVNKLVIDGVVVGRDDMDNIILLDTTGIRSIPKKRVIDVATTDLITLDGLSTIRDAARVLSSNGIEGAPVMDDDEVRGMVTLYDISKSLAESREELTVLDIMSKNIVTIHEDVMIADAIELMNKKHIGRLIAVDKEGKAKGIVTRTDLLDKIAGLK; from the coding sequence ATGCTCACATCGGTCCAGAAAGAAATACTACAGAGTCTCATAAATTTGTACCGCAACGCGGAAGGTATGTCCATTAAAGGGGAAGAAATAGCAGAAATGATGAACCGCAACCCCGGAACCATCCGTAATCAAATGCAATCCCTACGTAGTTTAGGTCTTGTTAAAGGAGTTCCAGGACCCAGAGGAGGATATAAGCCAACTATTGAAGCTTACCATACCCTAAATATTCAGGACACTGACAAAGAGGCTTTTGTGCCAGTATTCAAAAAGGGAAAACGTTTAAATGATATCACAGTGGCCAAAATCGAATTCACCAGCATACCCCATCCTGGAGAATGTGAAGCAGCCATCAAAGCCGTGGGAAACATTAAAACCCTGGACTTGGGAGATAAAATACGAGTGGGACCAACTCCAGTTAACAAACTGGTAATCGACGGCGTGGTAGTTGGCCGTGATGACATGGACAATATCATACTCCTGGACACTACTGGAATCCGCAGCATCCCCAAAAAAAGAGTAATAGACGTGGCCACAACGGATCTCATAACACTGGACGGACTCAGCACCATCAGAGATGCAGCAAGAGTACTATCTTCCAATGGAATTGAAGGAGCACCAGTGATGGATGATGACGAAGTCAGGGGAATGGTAACCCTATACGACATCAGCAAATCCCTGGCAGAATCACGGGAAGAACTGACAGTACTGGACATCATGAGCAAAAACATCGTCACCATACACGAAGACGTGATGATCGCCGATGCCATTGAACTCATGAACAAAAAACACATCGGCCGCCTGATAGCGGTGGATAAGGAAGGAAAAGCCAAAGGAATTGTCACCCGAACTGATCTTCTCGACAAAATCGCTGGCCTCAAATAG
- a CDS encoding deoxyhypusine synthase yields MNIGPKMTTLQLIEEMGKSGVLGAGRIYRATKLLEEVIQDDETTVFLSVAGPMVPGGLRKVIHDLIDAGYVDVLITSGANLTHDLLEAFGGAHYRDQHHDDEKLCQMGMGRIGDIYTKSEDFEVFESKINMIMGQIAEKNNKINIRDFLTQIGHLIDDNNSILHTAAERGVPIYAPGLIDSMMGLQLWMFTQENQLTLDAAGDMHELSDIVYGSQKVATVILGGGLPKHYALASNILTGGVDAAIQVTMDRSEAGSLGGAPLEEAKSWAKAKCGSRLVTVIGDATIIFPLMVAGAMESINKDD; encoded by the coding sequence ATGAACATAGGCCCTAAAATGACCACCCTCCAGTTAATAGAGGAAATGGGAAAAAGCGGAGTACTGGGAGCAGGTAGAATATACAGGGCCACTAAACTCCTGGAAGAAGTAATACAGGATGATGAAACCACAGTATTTCTAAGTGTAGCCGGACCCATGGTTCCAGGAGGTCTCAGAAAAGTCATCCATGATCTGATTGATGCTGGATACGTAGACGTCCTTATAACCAGTGGGGCCAACCTCACCCATGACTTACTAGAGGCATTTGGAGGTGCACACTACCGTGACCAACACCATGATGATGAAAAACTCTGTCAGATGGGAATGGGACGGATAGGAGATATCTACACTAAATCAGAAGATTTTGAAGTGTTTGAATCCAAAATAAACATGATAATGGGCCAAATAGCAGAAAAAAACAATAAAATCAATATTCGAGATTTTCTAACCCAGATAGGCCACCTAATTGATGATAATAATTCCATACTCCACACTGCAGCAGAAAGAGGCGTCCCTATATATGCCCCTGGACTAATTGACAGTATGATGGGATTGCAACTCTGGATGTTCACCCAAGAAAACCAGTTAACCCTGGATGCAGCCGGAGACATGCACGAACTCTCAGACATTGTATATGGCTCCCAGAAGGTAGCCACCGTAATACTGGGAGGAGGATTACCCAAACATTATGCCCTGGCCTCCAACATACTAACTGGAGGAGTAGATGCAGCTATCCAGGTTACCATGGATCGCAGTGAAGCCGGCAGCTTAGGTGGAGCACCCCTGGAAGAAGCCAAATCATGGGCCAAAGCCAAGTGCGGATCCAGATTGGTTACAGTTATTGGAGATGCAACCATAATATTCCCCCTGATGGTAGCAGGGGCCATGGAATCAATAAATAAGGATGATTAA
- the pyrF gene encoding orotidine-5'-phosphate decarboxylase, which produces MEVKHNIILALDVSSIAEAMALMDKISDFLDTVKIGYPLVLAEGLESVSKIKEEYGSKIICDFKVADIPATNQKIADVTFKSGADALIVHGFVGSDSVKSCLESAQKHGKEIFLLTEMSHPGATNFLQPVSMNIASMGVELGIKNYVGPSTRLDRLKMIRDIVGEESFIISPGVGVQGGNPRETLQFADALIVGRSIYLAEDPVDALQSMIDSIKL; this is translated from the coding sequence ATGGAGGTTAAACACAATATCATCCTGGCACTGGATGTTTCCAGTATTGCTGAGGCCATGGCATTAATGGATAAAATTTCTGATTTTCTGGATACTGTTAAAATAGGTTATCCCCTTGTTTTGGCTGAGGGACTGGAATCTGTGAGTAAGATTAAGGAAGAATATGGTTCTAAGATCATCTGTGACTTTAAAGTGGCAGATATACCTGCAACCAATCAGAAGATTGCTGATGTTACTTTCAAATCTGGTGCAGATGCACTCATTGTCCATGGATTTGTGGGATCAGATAGTGTGAAAAGTTGCCTTGAATCCGCCCAAAAACATGGAAAAGAAATATTCCTTCTGACTGAAATGTCCCATCCTGGTGCTACAAATTTCCTGCAGCCAGTATCCATGAATATAGCCAGCATGGGTGTGGAACTGGGCATCAAAAACTATGTAGGTCCTTCCACGCGCCTGGATCGGTTGAAGATGATAAGGGATATTGTGGGAGAAGAATCATTCATCATATCTCCAGGTGTGGGTGTGCAGGGAGGTAATCCCCGGGAAACACTTCAGTTTGCTGATGCACTTATTGTTGGTCGCAGCATATACCTAGCTGAAGACCCGGTAGATGCCCTGCAGTCCATGATAGATTCTATCAAACTTTAA
- a CDS encoding TRAM domain-containing protein, translated as MFGNSYGRDERENSSPINEGDEFDVKIEDLGRDGDGIARVEGFVVFVSGAKVGDEVKIRINSVRRNFGFADIVE; from the coding sequence ATGTTTGGAAATAGTTACGGTAGAGATGAAAGAGAAAATTCTTCTCCTATTAATGAAGGGGACGAATTTGATGTTAAAATTGAAGATTTAGGTAGGGATGGTGACGGCATAGCTCGTGTAGAAGGTTTTGTTGTCTTTGTTTCCGGGGCTAAAGTCGGTGACGAAGTCAAAATCAGAATCAACTCTGTCCGAAGGAATTTCGGTTTTGCAGATATAGTAGAATAA
- a CDS encoding TRAM domain-containing protein codes for MFGNSYGRDERENSAPINEGDEYDVKIEDTGRDGDGIARVEGFVVFVSGAKVGDEVKIKVNSVRRNFAFAEVVE; via the coding sequence ATGTTTGGAAATAGTTACGGTAGAGATGAAAGAGAAAATTCTGCCCCTATTAATGAAGGGGACGAATATGATGTTAAAATTGAAGATACTGGAAGAGATGGCGACGGCATAGCTCGTGTTGAAGGTTTTGTTGTCTTTGTTTCCGGAGCTAAAGTCGGTGACGAAGTCAAAATCAAAGTCAACTCTGTACGAAGGAACTTTGCCTTTGCAGAAGTTGTAGAATAA
- a CDS encoding pseudomurein-binding repeat-containing protein produces MKCEKCGHNNKLDATYCEKCGAKLKATTSFGKSQRSKTKKGMSTGNKVLIAVIVILVVVLAVFVGYLLTAPSSTGTDSNSNTNTGTTENPVSLSNGFPVSELPQLAEAVTYAGTDFNSIEYSGVNLDKNQCLYILSRGIIMVNNGETGNIPIGQYGDAENPYGTVTSTTITKAEYLDMAQRTYTWMDNNGQSPNYIGIKVSGQPDLSPNTLLTLYSKALTQYGSTGELPTSVTIV; encoded by the coding sequence ATGAAATGTGAAAAATGTGGACATAACAACAAATTAGATGCCACCTACTGCGAAAAATGTGGTGCTAAACTAAAGGCAACCACGTCCTTTGGCAAATCTCAACGTTCGAAAACAAAAAAAGGCATGAGCACAGGAAACAAGGTTTTGATAGCTGTAATAGTAATATTAGTTGTAGTATTAGCTGTTTTTGTTGGATATCTCTTAACCGCACCCAGCTCCACAGGAACAGATAGTAACTCAAACACTAACACTGGCACCACTGAGAATCCCGTGTCACTGAGCAATGGATTCCCAGTTTCTGAACTTCCACAACTTGCCGAGGCAGTAACATACGCAGGAACAGACTTTAACAGCATTGAATACTCTGGAGTTAACCTTGACAAAAACCAGTGCCTCTACATTCTTTCAAGGGGAATTATAATGGTGAACAATGGAGAAACAGGTAACATCCCCATTGGTCAGTATGGAGATGCTGAAAATCCATACGGAACAGTCACATCCACCACCATCACCAAAGCAGAATATTTGGATATGGCACAGCGAACCTACACTTGGATGGACAATAATGGACAATCTCCTAACTATATAGGAATAAAAGTATCAGGACAACCCGATTTATCCCCCAATACTTTATTAACCCTGTATTCAAAGGCTTTAACCCAGTATGGATCCACTGGCGAGTTACCAACAAGTGTAACCATCGTTTAA
- the cbiM gene encoding cobalt ECF transporter S component CbiM, giving the protein MHIMEGFLPWQWCLFWYIIALPVVAYGIIQLKKITDENPESKPLLAVSGAFVFVLSSLKLPSVTGSCSHPTGTGLGAVLFGPAVASVLGFIVLIFQALLLAHGGLTTLGANTFSMGIVGPVVAWLVYKGFQKAGGHTLLGVFFAAALADLMTYVTTAIQLSLAFPVPSFAVAFNNFMYIFAITQIPLAIAEGLLTVVIFDYIMKLKPDILESLKVIPPKVKEKVQAVV; this is encoded by the coding sequence ATGCATATTATGGAAGGTTTCTTGCCATGGCAATGGTGTTTATTCTGGTATATTATAGCCTTGCCTGTGGTAGCTTACGGTATTATACAGTTAAAAAAGATAACTGATGAGAATCCTGAATCAAAACCGTTATTGGCAGTTTCAGGAGCATTCGTTTTTGTTCTATCATCATTAAAACTACCTTCAGTTACAGGTAGCTGTTCTCATCCTACTGGTACTGGTTTGGGTGCAGTGCTCTTTGGACCGGCTGTGGCCAGTGTTCTGGGATTCATTGTCCTGATTTTCCAGGCTTTGCTTTTAGCACACGGTGGACTAACCACTCTGGGAGCTAACACATTTTCCATGGGAATTGTAGGTCCTGTGGTAGCTTGGTTGGTTTACAAAGGTTTTCAAAAGGCAGGAGGACACACACTATTAGGTGTATTCTTTGCAGCTGCTTTAGCTGACCTCATGACCTACGTAACCACTGCCATCCAGTTATCCCTGGCATTCCCAGTACCCAGCTTTGCTGTAGCTTTCAACAATTTCATGTATATATTCGCAATTACCCAGATACCTCTGGCCATTGCCGAAGGACTGTTAACTGTGGTAATATTTGATTACATCATGAAACTGAAACCAGACATCCTGGAAAGCTTGAAAGTCATCCCCCCTAAAGTGAAAGAAAAAGTACAGGCGGTGGTATAG
- a CDS encoding energy-coupling factor ABC transporter substrate-binding protein — MDSKYYIVILALVAIIAILPLAMYSGMGEDEGYFGGADGAAGEAVEETGYEPWFSSIWEPPSGEIESLLFALQAAIGAIIIGYVFGYYNGQAKERRKQQKE, encoded by the coding sequence ATGGATAGTAAATACTACATTGTCATACTTGCCCTGGTGGCCATCATTGCCATTCTTCCCCTGGCCATGTACAGTGGTATGGGTGAAGATGAGGGCTACTTTGGTGGGGCTGATGGTGCAGCTGGTGAAGCAGTGGAAGAAACTGGATATGAACCATGGTTCAGCTCTATCTGGGAACCGCCTAGTGGTGAAATTGAAAGTTTACTTTTTGCCCTTCAGGCAGCCATTGGAGCCATAATAATAGGATACGTCTTTGGATATTACAATGGCCAGGCCAAAGAAAGACGCAAACAACAAAAAGAATAA
- the cbiQ gene encoding cobalt ECF transporter T component CbiQ: protein MFENTLDNYAHNNGLKNTNTLFKVLFGISTMLVSLISTSPVVPLIITLVMSFLIIFLAKIPWKFYLKFLFIPFIFAIITFVFMSIFFGVGQHILELGIFNLAVTVDGFNRGLLVFARIMGGFTCLAFLALTIPMTELFSELERLKIPQIVLEIAMLMYRYIFVFLDEAMNMYHAQETRLGYISLKKSFKSMGMLTSNLFIRTWYKGEKSYLAMQSRCYNGSIKTLKEPTSLKSIGARNLCLFISFEALLLVGVYLTGSFRIF, encoded by the coding sequence ATGTTTGAAAACACATTGGATAACTATGCTCACAACAATGGTTTGAAAAACACAAACACTTTGTTCAAGGTTTTGTTTGGAATTTCAACCATGTTGGTGAGTTTGATATCCACTTCTCCAGTTGTACCCCTGATAATAACTTTAGTGATGTCGTTTTTGATCATCTTCCTGGCTAAAATCCCCTGGAAGTTCTACCTGAAATTTCTATTCATTCCTTTCATTTTTGCAATTATAACTTTCGTATTCATGTCTATTTTTTTTGGGGTGGGACAACACATTCTGGAACTGGGAATATTCAACCTGGCAGTGACTGTTGATGGTTTTAACCGAGGTTTGCTGGTTTTTGCAAGGATAATGGGTGGTTTCACCTGTTTGGCCTTTCTGGCATTGACCATTCCCATGACTGAACTTTTCAGTGAACTGGAACGTTTAAAGATCCCCCAGATAGTCCTGGAAATAGCAATGCTCATGTACCGTTACATATTCGTATTTTTAGATGAGGCAATGAACATGTACCATGCCCAGGAAACACGTTTAGGTTATATATCCCTTAAAAAAAGCTTCAAATCCATGGGCATGTTAACCAGCAACCTGTTTATCAGAACATGGTATAAGGGTGAAAAATCATATCTGGCCATGCAATCCCGATGTTATAATGGTTCTATAAAGACATTGAAAGAACCAACAAGCTTGAAAAGTATTGGAGCACGCAATTTATGTCTGTTCATCAGCTTCGAAGCACTCCTACTGGTGGGCGTATACCTTACTGGAAGTTTCAGAATCTTTTGA